In Cucurbita pepo subsp. pepo cultivar mu-cu-16 chromosome LG10, ASM280686v2, whole genome shotgun sequence, the DNA window taaatgatattatgtatatgataaaagaaaaataaatattatcaaataaaaataaaattatattgtcAAAGTGTtgcaaaaaattatataaatggtaatactcaaataaaattaaattagtaaatattatctattttagcCATTGAtgtcacaaattttaaattataatgttttaaatttcacTTAAAGTTCTAATTTAGCTAGTCTAAGTTTAGGTAGAAGTTAATTTGATCTAGTAAAGGGCAATGGTAATGGTGACGATAATTCATAAATGTCGTATCTAATTGACAATTGACGGTCAATTTTGCATTGTAATTTTCAACCGTTATAACTCAACTTATAACACATACTAACTActgcaaaataaaaatttgaatcctTTACCTCGTATTATTAAACTataaaatcataaaccaaTAGTTAGCGTACCTAGGATGATATTGTACAAACCAAAAGTTTCTTCAAGAGCCGTTCAACGCCTGAACAAATGCTTGTGAACCTTTGGTACGAGTCGACATGTCAACGAAAGCCGATTATTCGTTCTCTCGAAAGAACTATGATTGCAGTTCACTTCAACGGTTGGATTTTCAGTTTTTAATAGACAGTTACGAACTTCACTTTTGTTCACTGCCTGAGAAagcaaagaaatgaaaaacaaactTGCAATGATGAAATCAATATCAAGAACCAATTGGACCCTGCAAAAGCTACATTTAGTTGTTATGATACCTGTTCATAACATTGAAGACTATTGTCACTGATACCATGCAAGTAACCTACGAGGCATTAGAAGATAAAATCAAGTAAACTGGGAAGGTTAAAAGACAAAATCAAGGCCAAGATTTACCTGAATAAGCTTCATCCTTAAAAACGAGCAAACTACGAGGCATTAGAAGGATAGAGAAAGGGCGGTGAGTCTCGACATCAGAAGCTCCATTAGAATCCTTGTCGTCGAAGCTTTCCGTCAACTGGTCTGGACATGATTTCAACCTCGAATGGGGAGTGAAGTCCATAACGACAGGAGAACCGAGAGACAGAATTGTTACTACAGGAAAGTAAGCAGGCCCATCTTGGTGTGGCTacacaagaaccaaaaactgTTTCTAAGATGTTGCTAATTGGTAAAGTACAACACTAGATTAGTTCTATGATGAGGATCATGGCAAGAATATAATTATGATTCAAACAAGAACTGCGGTAAGAACGGGTAAACGTCAGTTCGTACCATTATGCCTTGATTAGGACGGTATTCGTTGATAAGAACATGGTTTATGGGTGCAGGGTATAGATTTGTTTCTTGACAGATCTTCTTGGTGATATTCGTCAGCCATATAGGCACTGCAGAACATCAAAAGACAGAGATTTGTCAATTTAACTGATTCAAGTGGTGTACTATGAAATGATATGGATGCTTGTTTGTCCTACTTAAGCAATCGTAGTAGAAGAATGTGAAATATCCAAGTTTTTGCATAAGGGACATGAAAATATGGACTACCCAACGTAGATGAGTAAGAAAACCGTGctgatataaaaaatttagagctCAAAGGACACCGTTATAAAACCTCTAGAACAGATTCTCTTCAAGTTCGTAAACCACCACTAATATCCAATTGCAAGCTTGATGGCAGTATACGCAaccgcccaaacccaccgttattagatattgtctgctttcgcgcgttacgtatcgccatcagcttcacggttttaaaatgcgtctactagagagaggtttccacacccttataaaaaatggttcGTTCCtgtctccaactgatatgggatctcacaatccacccctcttgggggcctaacgtcctcgctggcacaccgctcggtgtatggctctgataccatttgtaaaaactcaaacccactgctagcaaatattgtccgctttagtctgttacgtattgccgttggcctcacggttttaaaatgcatatgctagggagaggtttccatgcccttataaggaatggttcGATCCcgtctccaaccgatgtgggatctcacagtataAGTCTTTCCAACGGTTTTCAGTCATTCCCATGAGGAGATTAGATTAAACTAGTCTAACCAAAAGTATTAATTCCCCAGAGTAATCGAAAGCAAAAGTTAAATTTGGTAGTACAGCCAACAGGaagacaaaaatgaaatttgctGCATTCCAAACCTCCACAGTGTGTTCACCTATCCTATAAGTTGCCTTATACTTCCAATTTGAAGTTAATTTCTCATGAACCAAATTTCTCCCATTGGTtgtcttcaatttttaaacGTTCAAGAAAAAATTGCACAGAACAGGGAACAAAATGTACTATTACCTTGAACATAGAAAGTTTATTATGAATAGAGCATGCTAGAATTCTGTAATCAAGTCAATAAGAAGTGTATCTTCATGCATTAATTTTAGCTGATATATGGCAATCAAGTTTAAGCTTAACTAAGaacatttaaatatagttCTTTCTTTACTTACATTCTTGGGGAAGAAGACCTTTTTCATGCACAACGCCACCTGCAAGAAATCAATGAATAAGGAAAGCAGTTTTACAAATCTTTCAAAACTTCAGAACTTCGAACAATTAGCAAAAATACATGAGATCGCTATTCAACAAACCCCAATTTTGCAGCCTCCTGTTCTTCAAGGATTTCCATTTTGACGCAGGCGCTTTATAAATCTACAAATGAAACTTACCTAGTTTAGCGAACAATTACAGGGCGAAAAAAAAGGGCAAAGAACGAAAAGCAATAGTAAAATTTGGTACATTATCCAGAATCATAGTCTCATCTTCGTCGCTTATGAAGTCGGGAATATAGAACACTGTTGGAAGAAGCCCAACTTTGAAGTGATTAAGCCCCTCCGCTGATTCCATATCTCTGGTTTAAAATCTCGATTTCCAGAAGGATTTAGCAGCCGAAGAACAGATAGATGAAGATTATTGCGCAAACAGCAAGCCAGGGAGAAACGATGGGAGGTGGACGAACTCTTCCGGTCCGTCTCTTGGAATGATGAATCGAAgatcaaaaccctaataatAACCGCAGTtgtatttcaaagaaacatGCTAATAGAGAAGCATATGGAGAAATGGATTGACTGACGAAAGAGATGAAGacgaaagaaaatgagaatttCAGTTCAGAGTTTAGACCGAACAGAAGAACTGCTGCGAGAAGAACATTTTTGTGTTAATCgggaaacaagaacaataaatgtataataatttcttaaaactttttattcgatttctttttaaaattaaattttttttttaatattttataatttattagacataaaatttaataaattcataaattttacaattgttataaataaagtttataactcatttattataatttctttcaagtttaatttaattttttttcatgtgaaCGTCGTTCCCTTTCCATGAGCACCCCTCGTTGGGTGCATGACGAACTAGGAAGTCTCTTTGTTTGTGGTCTATGGTTCAAGACAAGTCGAATGGGGAGCCCGCATGTCGATGTCAGGAGCACGTATATGCTGAAACACGCCAAAAATCGTGTGTTGCCAGCCCATCTCCTAATTGTAATGCAACAACTCGGTCTAACTGCAAGAGCAGCTCGAGTAATTCACAAATTCGAGACTAGGACCCTGTGCCGAGTCGTCATAGTCAATCCTTTTCTCGAGGTTACAAATCTACTTGATCGACTCTCTTACTTATATAATTcttattatcttattttttaatggaaataattaatattttggtttgaaaaatacaaaaaatttgtgatttttttttttttcccataaAAGGAGGAAGGAGGAGAAATTTGTAAAGAATAACAGAAACCGAGAAGTGGAGAACGAACGTGGAGAGTAGAAGACTCATCCGTCTTCTCTTTCTCACATCTAATGATCTTTTGGCTCCTTCGACAGATTCACTATACGATCCTTGCTCCTTCTATCCGATTATGATCTGACTTCTGTATTGCAACGTGGAGATCTTCGTTTTCTCTCGATTGGATCTGATTGATGGTATGCTTCcactattgttttttttttttttNGATTTTGTAGAAATTATTTGAGTCTGAGATGTCGAgatgaagttgaaaattatgATCGTGAGCTTAAATAGAGCATTCGAACAAGTTCACCCGTCAAGTAGTGTTACTTCAGGATCTTTAGGTCCGAAATCAGTTTCGAGTTTTTTGCACGggcaattttcttttctgcgATTAGAGACTGTAtcattttaattgatttttttggtGTCAGTTGTGGTCTTCTCTACAGAAATTAGTTCTTAGATAAACGCTATCGCTGTATGTCTATGGAGTTTAATATTACCTCACGAAACACTTGGGAGCATAGGTCATTGTGAAGGCGTCGGCGCGAAAATGCAAATTAGCTTGCGAATTTTGGATGTTTTGTGAGCCCTAACAGGGTTGAAACTTCGAAGTTCATGCGGATTGCCAAGCTCGTAAAGAGAACGCTATGAGTGGAAAAAGCTTACAAAATTATACTCGGTAAGGCTGAAGGGGTGAGGAACTGGTCGGGATCCCAAATGGATTTTGACTCAATTGTTTCACATCTAAACCAAAAACCTTAATTATCTAGCGTGAGACCAGATAGAGATAAACTTCCATCGATCTAGTTGTTCGTACTGGATATGTGTTTGCGTTTAGTTATGCTTTTACTTGAACCAACACTGTGGAAGGTTAAGCATTTGAGCACGGAATTTGGGTGTTGGCCTTAGCTTTTTAATTGGAAATTCTTCTTGATGTCCTCATCGGGGACTGGAAATGTATCTTGTTGTCTATTGatgcaaaattttcatttttgctgATTGCAGGACAATATTGTGTGTAGATGAACTGAGAAGTAGCTACATATGATATAAACTCTGGCATGCCTTCTGCATAGTTATACCATTACTTTGGATCAACAACTTCAGTTGCTTATTGTCTAAAACAATCAGGTTGAATCTGATGGTGAAAACAAAGCAAAGACAGAATAGTAATCCTATTCATCTTTCTGGCTCTTCAAACTCTGATATTGATTTGGATTTGCACGGAGATGATAGTTGGGTGGTGGTAAAGAAGCAGAAAGTCACAATCCTAGTGCCTCCCACTTCAATAGTAACAAGATCCTCATCTCCCAATGCTGGACAAAGTCAGCTGCAGCCAATTACCCAAAAAGTATCAAATTGCCAAGCAGGAACTCTTGAAGAGACATGTCTAGAATCACCTGCTGTTGTACTGCCATCAACTTCTAAAAATGTTAAGCAATCTGTTGCTGCTCACTGTAATTCGACAGTGAAAGAGCCACTGAAGCTAGCTGTCTCCCCAAACCCAGATGAAGCTTGCAATTCAAGGCCTTGTAAGGTTTCAGGATTATTGAAAAGTGCGAAATCCATGAAGCAGCCTACACATTTACATTGCCCTGGGGTCTTTCTCACTGGAAGCACATTGTTAAATCAGAGACTTAGAGCACTTAATCTGGAGAGGAAGCTGCAGAAAGCTGGTGGTTTAAGTAGATGGTTGGAATCACTAGGACTAAACcaatttgtgggtattttcCAGAGAAAAAGTATCAGTAAATTTCACCTGGTAAATCTAACCATGAAAAAGCTGAAAGATATGGGCGCCAATGCGGTGGGGCCGCGTAGAAAACTGATACATGCAATTGAGTGTGTCTGTCAACCCTACAGTTCTGAAACTTTTGAGCCAGTGTATGAGATTTAATCAATGATATTAGTCCCGCCCTTCAGCTTCTCCTTGCCAGGGTATGCAGTTCCATCCTTGAATTGTTGAGTTGTTAGTTGTGTATATATTAATTCTAAATGTGTCTATTGAATCTTAAAAGGATTGATGGCCGAAAGAGTGTGTGGTTGAGGGCCTATCTCTTGCCCTTGCATCaggatttcttcttcaatagGCAGAGAACTCTATAAATCTCCAGCTCTTGGATAGTGAAGATAGAAAGCACATGTTTTCTCAAACGTGATGGGTTTTTATAGAACAAGATCACCATATAATCAGCATGATAATGGGGCAGATTTGGGTTGCATATTTAATCTGTCTAGTAGAAGACTGTTCATTGGTAGATACACACAGGTATGGGGCTAGGAGTTCGAAGGTAATACCGAGCTAATAGAGCGATCACTAGAGATAGATGTACTGGTCAGCAGCATTCCTATCATACAGTAATGAGGTGTTTGTTGAATGAAAAGATTTGGCTTCTTGGAGCTATGTTGAATTAcccagttttttttttcttcccctttgTTCTTATTTGACTATACAGTgaaagcttttttttcttgaagagCAATGCCAAGGATCTCGTGGAGGAATTCTATTTGGGACATACAAAAAGACTTGGGGCAGACATATTCCCTTCAGGCaagacttttcttttcgaataagaattttaatatAGCTATTCGTGATCGATCTATTCATACTCACGTCACGTTATGAACTCAATTGTACACAAATAGACACATTAATTCCATTATCTGTTCAAACAAATACTCCAAATTGAGATCATGAAGCTCCCAAATACATCAATGATAAATACTACGAAGTGTTTGGTTTCCTCGCTACTTTTGCATAATAATGCTCCAAAAGTAGCATTTTTTTCTACTACATTTTGGCTTCTGAATCGATCCATTTCAGAAGTTCACTCAGAGTTCTCACCAAATCCTTCTTCCGTTGTAGGCTTGAACCAACAATATGAATTGATAACGAGATTCAAAGGGGTGCAGGGAGATTTCTATTCATGTGGAAAATTAGCGATCCTAAACCTATTGCTCCCAACCTCCTAATCTCGACCCCGGATCATAGTTTGTGAACAGTCGGAACTCGTTTCCAAGCTTGCTAGAGTGGTGTGGCCTAAAACCACAAGGATGAAAACCCATTAGCTCAGCTGCTCTTTCTGCTTGCACTTCTCCTGCATTTCGTTTTTACACAATGTTTTGTCAGAAGCAAAACAACAGAATTAAACCCAAGAATCTAATCAGTATCTTAGAAATCTTGGTAATCAGGCAACTGATAGAACATCTATTTACAGTAAAAAAAGCAAATTGCTTGGCAGGAAGGTTATTCATCATCACTATACCTGTTAGTAATAGGAGGTAAGATTCACGATTCTGTGCCAGGAAAGAAATTGAACGAGTGACTTTCTCCAAACATTCTTTGCTCTGCAAGAACGAACAAGAAGGGAGCACAAATTATTCATAGCTTGATAGAAAACCATTGtttcacacacacacacacatataatCCCAAGCACTAAAATCGTTCCAACAGTCTTTTCTTCACCCGACTCCCCATTTTCTCTTAAATCAAGCTATGAAAAATCAGGAGTAATGTGGAATGACTCCATTCCTGCAAGCTATGAAAAATCAGGAGTAATGTGGAATGACTCCATTCCTGTAAGACGTAGAGTTCGTTATCCCTCATCATCCCTGTTATTCCTCCTCTCTATGAGACGCGGGATCGACCCTGCTCTTTCTACATCCTTTTGGATGATAAGACATGCCTATCCATATTTTATCCAGATTATCAACCAGGGAGACGCGTCATGGTCTCTTTACCGAGTTATGAGAGAGCCAGAGGCAGGAACTTGCCAGCCCTAATTTCTTTGGTAATCCACCAAAGTTCAGAGTTCAGATTTCAGACTTCTTTATGTTAGCACAGTAAGctcatataaaattgattcaCAAACAAAGTATCCAAAagtgtgaaaaaaaaaactaatcatAAACGTGTAAGCTATAGACATTATCTCTCACCAGGTAAGGAGGATCTGCTATCACAATCTGAAAATCATGCTTCAATTCCATCGGTAATTCTTCCGGTTCATTATAATCGTAAAATGTGAATTCACTACCATGTTGGGAAAAGCGTTCGTCATACTCAAGAAGTTGTGCAGATACATGCGGACCGAGTTTCTGAGAAATGAAGATCAGACAGagtcaatatatatttacaacCAATGGAGCAGCTGGTTAGGGTTTCCAATCCAAAACAGAACTCATTCCGATCATCGGTATGATTGAAGGTATGTATATTTATCCAACACTTGAAATTTCAACCTATACTGAGTAAATTAAAGCAGAACCTCCAAGAAcagaaaattaagaacaaatttCTGGTTTCGAAATGTGACGAAAAGAAAACGACGATCCAATTACCTTCAGATAGGTATAGAGAGTCGGACAAGCAATACAGGCGACTCGAGGAGATTCGAAGTTCTGGCACAGCGTAAGAACCTCATTAGTCACTGTTTCCGCCGTGTCGCGGTCGTACCAGAACTGACTCAGCCTCCAATCCTCCGTCACTAAAGCGACTTCTGAGTCTTCGGAAACTCCGCTTTCCAAGTGAACATCGGGCTGAGTTTGGGCTTGCTCGTCAAGGAACTCCTTGAGTGCAGCCATGGCATGAGAGCTCAACAATGGCGGatcatcatcattttcttcttcaatcctcAGGTCTCCGCAAGTGGTCTCTGATTTGCTGGGTGACTCCATTTCTTGCACTCTTTCAGACCGTTTCTCGCGCGAAGGACCGAAGCGGCGGCGATGACTGATAGAGGGaattaattctatttcttCCCAACGATTTTAGGTAAAAAtctactttcttttatttaatttaaataatttccacccttttttaattaactactatattaaaaaaaaaaaaaaaaaNTGTGGATATTTATCataacattaatttaatattttatttcacatCATactatcaaaattaatttttaataagtaAATATATGTTTCTCAAATAGacaaaatactaatttaaaacaatggattaaaaatatttaaaattatataaagaatttagaaatatttaaaaaataaatataaataaaacttgtagtagattatttgaaaataattaaccaTCTGTTTtcgtattaaaatttttttcattgtttttaaattttatgttaaaattttgcaaataaaaattaaaatagtctatggattaaaataaatattttaaaagtaaaaataaaaaataaataaataacaaaaccctacgttaaaaagatttaaaaaaggaagaagagagtgAAAAATCTCATATAAATTGTTCGAATTTCTTGCAGGGAAGCGGGAAAGGTATCGAAATCCATCGCATGTAGTATTCAAACACAAGACCAACAAAACCAAACTCCATTTCCAAAACCCTCTGTCGGATTTGTTCCGCCGGCGTCCAGAATCTCTCCGGCAGAAGAAACGCTAATCCAGTTCAACTCAGGCATGGCCGATTCCACGGCCAGTAGGAAGAAACCTCTCAGCTTGAACGATCGTCATTACCGCCTCCTTCAGGATCTTTCTGCTCCACCCAAACCCTCTCTGGCAACCGCTCGTGGTACAGTACAGTACACTCACTTCCTTCCGTTTGCGCACTCCGCTTTTTTTCTTGGTTCTCCAATTTCGTAGCTCTGTAGTAATCGCTCGTGAGTTTATTCGTATGTGTGCAGATCAGAGGGCAGGAGACGAAGATGAAAAGCCCTCGAGAATCGAACTTGAGAATCAACGTCGCCTCAGTGAAGTATCGACTAATGTTGACGAACTTCATGATAATAGTATTCCGCAGTCTTCAGGTGTTAATGGTAcggatttcattttcttcctgcAGTTCCATAACCATAACATTTATTGGTAATATCTTTTCCTGTCGGtgatgttattttttttcttcatccgTAATTTTTAGTGGACGAACAGCCGAGGAAGGTTAAGATTGGTGGCCGACGCCGTCTGTGCAAACTTTCGTCCCGAGATGATGGTTATGTGGATAATCCAGTGGGGTTTGATTCCAATGAACCCAATTTTTCTGGTATTACAGATTTTGATTCTCCTTCTCCCCCACCTCCACCGCACTTGGATCATCGCGATAACAAGGAAAGTGATATCAGGGATATTCTGAATGACTTGAGCACGAAGCTTGAGCTTTTGTCTGTCGAGAAAAAGCGTgaaaaaccaagaaaatttgattctcTTGAAAACTTATCTGCTTCTTATTGTGGAAAAGGGATCGAGGAAGCAAGTGAAGCCGATGAACGTGAGGTTGATAGTCTGAAGTTCTCCACCAACCCATCTAATTCCTTGTTAGGTGAAAATGCAAAAGTTGAGAATGTTGTTAAGACTCTTAACGACGGTTTGAGTGGTGAGTATGGAGTAGAAATTCCCCCAAATAAGGTGAAGGTCGATGTGTTTTACAAGGGAACTCATGAAGTTGATACGTGCACAGGGAGTGAACAACTTCTAAATCTAGAATATGGAAACAATAAACATCACGAAGGACGAGATAAATACACGCATCAGGATGTCCAAAGGTCATATAATTCCCTAGGAAAAACTCCTGCGTCGATAGACGAAGGAGAGGTAGACCTTGAGGATGATTGCGTAGTTCTAAATCGTGAAACCAGGAATTTTAATGAAGTGAGAAGGCGGCATgacaaatatgaaaagaagagtGAGGATTCTGATGGGATTGACATGTTTGATAAATCTGCTGAGGATTTTATATTGGAGGGAAAAAGCTCCACTGGTCACAAGTCTGCTTTCAAATTGCAAGGTAGAATTGCAAAGATGCTGTATCCACATCAGCGTGAAGGGTTGCGTTGGCTGTGGTCTCTACATTGTCGGGGTAAGGGTGGAATCTTAGGGGATGACATGGGTTTAGGGAAAACAATGCAGGTAATAACAGAAAGAACTGTTCTCTCTCAATCTGTTTGTTTGCTTGGATGTGTCTAAATACAATATTTTGTCCCTTTCTTCTCAGATTTGTGGCTTTCTAGCTGGACTTTTTTATTCGCGTTTAATAAAGAGGGTCTTGGTTGTGGCTCCTAAAACTCTCCTGCCCCATTGGATTAAGGAGTTAGCTGTTGTGGGTCTTTCTGAGAAGACGAGAGAGTAACCCTTTATTGCCCggattattttaaatatatatttttacttctgTTATAGAACTGAATGCAGCTGCTGAGCTTTCCAATTCCTGTACAGATACTATGGGACGTCGGCTAAACTTCGACAGTATGAGCTTAATTATATTCTCCAGGTTAGATATATCCAAGTTTTGTGATTAAACTAAGCCTGTAACCATTGATTAGAAGAAGCAAAGACAATTCTAAATATTAGATTGCATTATTCTTGGTAGAAATTTGTTGCACAGTgatattaatcaaattttaccTATGTTGGGATTAACCAAAATTATCGGATACCTTCAATTGGTTTTTTAATTGCTGCGTATAATTGAAAGTTCTGTTTTGTCTGTATTACTTGTGTCCGCAACAGGATAAAGGTGTTCTTCTGACGACTTATGATATTGTAAGGAATAATTCAAAGTCTTTACAAGGAAACAGCTTctttgatgatgaagaaacTGAGGATGGAACAACATGGGATTATATGATCCTTGATGAGGTCATTATTTATATACTTGTAATTTACTAATTATGAAtttgttcatatatatatatatataatatatatatctttttaataCTTAGATGATacacttattttatttgtactGATTGTTCCATATAATAAACAAACTATACTATATTCTACCCTACAGATCAAAGTTTTAGTTGGTTAGATTCAAACTTCTATACCAAACTTAGATTCTTTTATTAGAAGTCCAAATTTCCGAGATTCAAGAACTGGTTCTGTGGTTTTTagctttgaattttttgaaatagatTGAAGGTTGGTACTCATTTCAATCGACATGCCATTACCTGAATGTAGTGGATATTTCCAGTCATAAATAACTTGTTTACTATAAATTAATGTAGACTTTCCATTCGTTATATATATCGGTGTGATTGATCAACCCATTTATAATCCAGGGTCATCTTATAAAGAATCCTAGCACTCAAAGAGCCAAAAGTTTGCTTGAAATTCCTAGTGCTCATCGCATAATTATAAGTGGCACACCATTGCAAAACAATTTGAAGGTATCACATTACCAGTTCTTTTTCCTGCTTTCAATCATAAATACTCCATGGGAGGTGTATTTAATTTCcgttctctttctctctctactagGAACTGTGGGCCCTGTTTAATTTTTGCTGTCCTGACCTATTGGGTGACAAGAAATGGTATGCATCCTTGTTTTACTATTGGTTGTTTTGTCTTTTAGATATCTTTTCGTCTTCTTCATGTTACTTGTTCAAAGTTTTATTCATGTATTGTTGGTATGAAATTTGGACTTGCTCAGGTTTAAGGAGTACTATGAGTGTGCAATTCTTCGTGGAAATGACAAAAAGGCTTCTGAAAGAGATAAGCGTGTTGGTTCAATGGCTGCAAAGGTAATGTTTATTGCTTGTTTATGGACCTTTAACCTTTTTGTTGTCGCCTGCCAGTTTAGCCCAATTTTGggaattaagatttatttattataatagtagaaagggaaaaaaagcaTTGGGTTTTTTCTCTTGTTGCGTGTGAGCTGGAAGAAAACAACAGTGCTTTGTGAAAAGGGGAAGTACCAGCTCTCTCTCcctctgtttttttccttcaaagatTCTTTTTGTTGCTGCATCCTGGACCTTGGTGTACAATACGTGATAATTTGGTGACTAGTAATCACGGTAGATTATGATTTTTGTTGGTTGGTGCtatattttggtaattttggTTTGAAATTTCTAACAGCAGGTTCAGGAGGTTCTTTTCGATGGCCAGTTTTGTCTGTTCTTTTTCTGATTCATGCTAACTggaaatctttttttttttttttttttttttttttttttttttttttttttttttttttNTCGGTTTTTGTAATGTTTatcaatgaatgaaataatttcCATCTTATGTTCATTATGAATAAACACTTCTACTAGCTATCTGTAGCATTGTAAGTATATTAATGGAGCTGCATCCTCCTATCGTGGtcagtgtatatatatatatatattgcatTTTTTCCAaccttctttttcaaaaatggTTATTTGGTACCTTTTTACAGGAGTTACGGGAACGTATCCAACCCTACTTTTTGCGT includes these proteins:
- the LOC111803198 gene encoding alpha-ketoglutarate-dependent dioxygenase alkB homolog 6 is translated as MESAEGLNHFKVGLLPTVFYIPDFISDEDETMILDNIYKAPASKWKSLKNRRLQNWGGVVHEKGLLPQELPIWLTNITKKICQETNLYPAPINHVLINEYRPNQGIMPHQDGPAYFPVVTILSLGSPVVMDFTPHSRLKSCPDQLTESFDDKDSNGASDVETHRPFSILLMPRSLLVFKDEAYSGYLHGISDNSLQCYEQAVNKSEVRNCLLKTENPTVEVNCNHSSFERTNNRLSLTCRLVPKVHKHLFRR
- the LOC111803122 gene encoding uncharacterized protein LOC111803122 isoform X1 produces the protein MVKTKQRQNSNPIHLSGSSNSDIDLDLHGDDSWVVVKKQKVTILVPPTSIVTRSSSPNAGQSQLQPITQKVSNCQAGTLEETCLESPAVVLPSTSKNVKQSVAAHCNSTVKEPLKLAVSPNPDEACNSRPCKVSGLLKSAKSMKQPTHLHCPGVFLTGSTLLNQRLRALNLERKLQKAGGLSRWLESLGLNQFVGIFQRKSISKFHLVNLTMKKLKDMGANAVGPRRKLIHAIECVCQPYSSETFEPVYEI
- the LOC111803122 gene encoding uncharacterized protein LOC111803122 isoform X2; translated protein: MGFYRTRSPYNQHDNGADLGCIFNLSSRRLFIGRYTQSNAKDLVEEFYLGHTKRLGADIFPSGLNQQYELITRFKGVQGDFYSCGKLAILNLLLPTS
- the LOC111803123 gene encoding EEF1A lysine methyltransferase 1; this encodes MESPSKSETTCGDLRIEEENDDDPPLLSSHAMAALKEFLDEQAQTQPDVHLESGVSEDSEVALVTEDWRLSQFWYDRDTAETVTNEVLTLCQNFESPRVACIACPTLYTYLKKLGPHVSAQLLEYDERFSQHGSEFTFYDYNEPEELPMELKHDFQIVIADPPYLSKECLEKVTRSISFLAQNRESYLLLLTGEVQAERAAELMGFHPCGFRPHHSSKLGNEFRLFTNYDPGSRLGGWEQ